ATGGGAACTCTAAATACTATGACTAAATACAAAGCAAATCCAAATGATAGTCAAATTATTTCCCTTAAAAAAGACCTGCGCGCTCAATTCGATACAGCCACAAGAATGCATGATCGATACGGTGCACAACATGATATTGCTGTGGAAAAAGAAGCCAGAAAAATCCCTACAGGAGTGTTTAAGCGAGCAGAAAAAGCAATTCTGAAAGCAGAGGAAATTAAACAGACAAAAAAAGCGGAGAAAAAAAATACTCCTGTCGAGGTAGAGTGGGGTGAATTTGAGAGTTACGAACAGAACCGTGATAGATTAGTAAGAGAAGAGGCTGCAGAAGCTGTGGAGAAAAAAATCCCTACAGGAGTGTTTAAGCGAGCAGAAAAAGCAATTCTGAAAGCAGAGGAAATTAAAGAGGCCAAAACATTAGCAATAGACAAAATAGATGATATATTGGCCGTCCTTCTAAGTAAAACAATAAATATTGGTAACAATTTACCAGAAGCTAGAACGGTAGCTGAAACTTTATATACCGTTTTATACGATGCTAGAACTGTTTACGAAGGTGAATTAAACAATGGTAAAGAGATCACGAAAGCAGGAGATAACTTTAAAAACCTTTGTAAAGATGCAATAGCTACTGCTATGCCTGTTTTAGAGCGAGATTTAGGTTGGGGCGAATACCTTAAAAACATGATGAAATCACTAGCTAATGCAGTGATTAAAGGTGTTACTCTAGGTAATGTCAGTAACTTCTTTACTCAGAGTAAGTCAGAAGCTAGTAAAGCGTTTGATGAGGCAGATCAAGAGTTACAATCTGACGACGACAATACCCCAACTAATCCATAGGCATGCAAACAAGTTCGTTGGGTTAGGGTTCCCCTCCCTAATCCAACGAGTATTTATCGATGTATGTCCAATCCCTTTTTCTCTGCAGTCATTTGAATCATCTTTATTTTTTCAGTCAAAACCCACTACAATGCAATCAAGTCAACTCCCCAAGTTGAATCCTAATCCTAACTCAGTATAATCACAGCAATTTCACAGTATCAGAGCAATTTTATGAATAAAGGCATGCATTTCGAAAAATCGATAACAGAGCTGGAAGTGATAGTGAAACAATTGGAAAAAGGGGAGTTAACTCTTGAAGATTCGCTCAAGCAATTTGAAAAAGGAATTGGCTTAGCCAGGCATTGTCAGGATGTTTTGAACCAGGCAGAGCAAAAAATAGAAACCCTGACCGCCACCCAAGCCCTTTCTGAACCTCAATCGGATGGGCAAGCAAGTGATTGAAATTTATACCCGACGCCATGAGACATTCCTTGAACAGATGCTCAATGAAACGCATGTTCCAGCCAGACCAATACGCTCGGCAATACACTATTCTTTGTTTCCTGGTGGAAAAAGGCTGAGGCCTATTTTAGTGTATTTAGCAGGCGAATTGATTAACGTGAATCTACAGGTACTCGATGTGATAGCAGCAGCTTTGGAGTTAACCCACTGCTACTCTTTAATTCACGATGATCTTCCCGCTATGGATAATGATGACTTTCGCCGGGGAAGACCAAGTTGTCATAAAGCCTATGATGAGGCTACCGCGATTTTAGTCGGTGATGGCATGCAAGCCTTGGCTGTTGAGGTTTTATTAACCCGTTTGTCTTCTTTACTCAACGCATTTCAAGTGCTGGCTATTACTCAAATTCTGGTTCAAGCCAGTGGGGTAAGCGGTATGGTAAGCGGACAAAGTCTTGATTTATCCGAGTTGGCAAAATCATCCGTAACGGAAGAGCAACTAAGAGAAATCCATCTGCTTAAAACTGGTCGATTGATTCAGGCTTGTTTTGACATGGTTTTAGCAGCCCAAACAGCAGTACATGAATCTATTGAAATAGCGTTGAGAACTTATGCCAGACATATAGGGCTTGTGTTTCAAATGCAAGATGATTATTTAGATCGTTACGCACCAGCTAATATATTGGGTAAAGGCCGATCATCCGATCTAGCCAATGAAAAAACTACTTTCGCGACTTTGTTTACCCAGAAACAACTGGAAGAAGAAATTGCCATACATTACCAGATAGCCATTGATTCGTTACACATATTTGATAAAAAAGCGACGGTTTTGATTGAATTAACCCACCAATTACAAAACCGTAGTAAATTAGCTTAATACCCAATAACGCTGATATAACCTGGGCATCATAGGGTTACAAGTATATCATAATGGTGCTACCTTAAGGTGGTGCCATTAGGCCAAGACCCACCTCCATTTAAGTTGCGCTTCCTTAACATCTGCTAGGGGATTATTTATCCTTCCTTCTAAGAATTTGGGAAACTGGAATCAAGGTTTCTATACCACTTCCTGTTTTTCTTTGCTCCCCTTTCCAGGCATGGCCATAAACCACTTCGTAAGTAAGCGGGTACATTCCTTTATCAGTTTGCATCGTTGCATAATTTTTTTCAAATTTTTGCCATGCGTCTTTGCCGGTTAATCCTTGATTTCTTGCCGAGTTTATATTCTTTACCCCTTGCATTTTTAAAGCTCTTATTAAATGAGACAAGGTTTCATAATGAACAGATAATAATTCCATATCCATTACTGGTTCTAAAAAATGTTCTGCCATAAGACAATCACCCACATCATGCATGTCAATAAAATCATTAACATGCGCATACTGATTTGCTCCAGTCCAGGCACTTTTCAGTTCCTTAAAAGTGTCAGGACCCAGGGTGGTAAACATGAGACAGCCATTTACATTCATGACCCGATTTAACTCACGAAATACCCTTGCAAGAGAACTACCCCAGTGAATGGCCTGATTGGCAAAAACCAAATCAAACATCCCGGTAGCAAAGGGCATATTGCTCATATCTGCGGTCACCAGAGGCCATTTACGTCGCCAACTCTGTTTTTTCTTTGCCTGTAATAACATGGCATGAGCCAAATCCAAACCAAAAATCCGGGCCTTGGGGTACATCAAAGCTAATTCCCGTGAGAAACCGCCTGTACCACAGCCTAAATCGAGAATACGTTTGGGCGAAATTTTTAAATACTGCAAACGCTCGAACAAACGTTTCCCTATTTCTTGCTGTACTTTAGCAGCAAGTTCATATTCAGTGGCATGTTTATTAAATGCCTTGCTAATTTCGTTGTTGACAGCCATCATAGGAACCAGAGAAAAAGTTTAAAACAGGGAATCCAACGCCCATGCGCCAGAAGCTGCACAGTATAACACAGACTTTGCGTCTGCCTTCAATCTGCATACTTTGCAATCAATTTCATAAAAGTACTTTAGCTGTATGTTCTTCATGCATTGAGTTTATTAAACCTCTGGGTCCTGCCTGCCAACATTGCGCTACCCCGCTTCCAGATAAGGATTACCCTGTTTGCGGACAATGCATACAAAAGCCACCTCATTTTGACAGGGCACTAGTAAACTATAGGTTTGAAGAGCCTTTACGCAGTCTGTTACATCATTTTAAATACAATAATGGCCTTTATCTCAGCTCTTTTCTTTCTCAGATCATGTTGCACAGCGCACAAAATCAATCAATTTCTGCCCAGTGTTTAATTCCTGTGCCTATGCATTCCAAAAGGTTAAAGCAGCGAGGGTTCAACCAGGCTGCTCTTTTGGCTAAACGATTAGCTCGCAAGTTAAATCTGCCATATGATGCAACAACGTGCCAAAAAATCATTAATACTACGCCTCAGGCCAGTCTCAATAGCGAACAAAGAAAAAAAAACTTGCACCATGCCTTTCATGCCGGTCCCCTGCCCTATGAACACGTCATCCTAATTGATGATCTTCTCACTACCGGCTGCACTGCAAATGAGTTAGCGCGCACCATAAAAAAAACCGGGGTGCAAAAAGTTGATTTATGGTGTTGCGCCAGAACAGTGAAAAATTAATAGATTGCTGCAATTTTTTTCGCGTAAGTTAGGTCACGACCTGCCATGATAACTAAATGACTGTACTGTACATAGCCGTCGGGGCGTAGCCATAGCTCGTGCCTCCTCGCACCGTTCGGGCTGAGGAGGCGCTTTAGCGCTGTCTCGAAGCCTCCACGTCAAGACCAGCAAGGCTTCGAGACGGCGTAAACGCCTCCTCAGCCCGAACGGCCTGGATGCAGGTTTTTTGCTTGAGAAGATCGTGTAATAACACAGAGCAGGCCGGGCACAGGAAATAAATTAACCCAGCGACTGCCAAACTAAAACTGGCAATAAAAAACAGAAATACAACTATCCCCTGTTTCAAAGAGACAATGAAAGCCGCAAATAATCCAATCGGACCTGGCAAAGCTCTCGAAAGCATCGCCCATAACCGCTTTCCTCGCTCCGTTCAAGCTGAGTCGAAAGCATCGCCCATAACCGCTTTCCTCGCTCCGTTCAAGCTGAGTCGAAGGCATCGCCCATAACCACTTTCCTCGCTCCGTTCAAGCTGAGTCGGAAGCATCGCCCATAACCACTTTCCTCGCTCCGTTCAAGCTGAGTCGGAAGCATCGCGCATAGCAGTTTTCCTCGCTCCGTTCGGGCTGAGTCGGAAGCATCGCCCATAACCACTTTCTGATGTGGTCTAATGGATTTGTACACTCCAGATAAGAGATAATCATCTTAACTGGAGGTAATAAAATGGGTGCAACGAAATATACTAAAGAATTTAAACTAGACGCTATTAGTCTTGTTTTGGAGCAGAATTATACGCAATCAGAAGCTGCACAAAGTCTGGGCATTGATTCCAGGTTGATAAGCCGGTGGATCAAAGAACACTCCAAAGAGGAAGGGCAAGCATTTAGAGGTAATGGTAAATTAACTGACGAACAACTAGAGATACGTCGTTTACGAGAAGAATTAAGACGCGTAACAATGGAAAAAGAAATATTAAAAAAGGCGACGGCCTTCTTTGCAAAAGAAATGAAGTGAAATATTCATTTATTGCCCAGAATAAGAAGGCCTGGCCAATTGACGTGATGTGTCAATTGCTGGGTGTTACAAGAAGTGGTTTTTACAATTATCTTAAATGTAATAAACCACCAGATCCATTGCATGTGGAGATGCTTGATTGGGTTAAAAAATTAGCAGAATCAAGCCATTATACTTATGGAAGCCGTCGAATGAAAAAGCATTAAATGCATTAGGTTATCCTGTTGGGAGAAATAAAGCCCGAAATCTAATGAAGGAAGCAGGAATACACGCACGTTACAGAAAGAAATATAGGGTAACAACAAACAGCAAGCATATAAGCAGCCTATATTTGAAAATGTACTTAATAGACAGTTTATTGTAGAAAAGCCTAATCAAGCTTACGCCTCCGATATTACCTATATTTGGACACAAGAGGGTTGGTTGTATTTAGCTGTTGTTATCGACTTGTTTTCAAGAAAAGTTATCGGTTGGAGTATGAGTTCGCGGATGAAGGCAAGCCTGGCTTGTGACGCCCTTAAAATGGCGCTTTGGCAACGCAAACCCAATACTGGAGTAATAACCCATTCCGATCGAGGCGTTCAATATGCGAGTAATGCTTATCGCATGCTATTAACTACTTATGGTTGCATCGGTAGTATGAGTCGTAAAGGTAACTGCTGGGATAATGCTGTTGCTGAAAGCTTTTTCGGGAGGTTAAAACAAGAGCGAGTCCAATGGCGCAATTACCAAACTCGCTTTGAGGCACAACAAGACATCCTGAATTATATTACAATGTTTTATAACAGTAACCGCTTACATTCATTCCTTGGATATAAAAGTCCAAATCAGTTTGAAAATGAGCAAATAATACAATTAAAAAAAGTCGCTTAACTGGTGTGTATCAATTTGCTTGACCACATCATTCCTCGCTCCGTTCAAGCTGAGTCGAAAGCATCGCCCATAGCAGTTTTCCTCGCTCCGTTCAAGCTGAGTCGGAAGCATCGCGCATAGCAGTTTTCCTCGCTCCGTTCGGGCTGAGTCGGAAGCATCGCCCATAACCACTTTCCTCGCTCCGTTCAAGCTGAGTCGAAAGCATCGCCCATAGCAGTTTTCCTCGCTCCGTTCAAGCTGAGTCGAAAGCATCGCCCATAGCAGTTTTCCTCGCTCCGTTCGGGCTGAGGAGGCGTTTACGCCGTCTCGAAGCCTCTACGTCAAGACCAGCAAGGCTTCGAGACAGCGCTAAAACGCCTCCTCAGCCCGAACGGCCTGGATGCAGGTTTTTCGCTCGAGAAGCTTGTGTAATGACACAGAGCAGGCCGGGCACAGGAAATAAATTAACCCAGCGACTGCCAAACTAAAACTGGCAATAAAAAACAGAAATACAACTATCCCCTGTTTCAAAGAGACAATGAAAGCCGCAAATAATCCAATCGGACCTGGCAAAGCTCTCGAAAGCATCGCCCATAACCGCTTTCCTCGCTCCGTTCAAGCTGAGTCGAAAGCATCGCCCATAACCACTTTCCTCGCTCCGTTCAAGCTGAGTCGGAAGCATCGCCCATAACCACTTTCCTCGCTCCGTTCAAGCTGAGTCGGAAGCATCGCCCATAACCACTTTCCTCGCTCCGTTCAAGCTGAGTCGGAAGCATCGCGCATAGCAGTTTTCCTCGCTCCGTTCGGGCTGAGTCGGAAGCATCGCCCATAACCACTTTCCTCGCTCCGTTCAAGCTGAGTCGAAAGCATCGCCCCCTCCGTTCGGGCTGAGGAGGCGTTTACGCCGTCTCGAAGCCTCTTGATGTGGTCTAATGGATTTGTACACTCCAGATAAGAGATAATCATCTTAACTGGAGGTAATAAAATGGGTGCAACGAAATATACTAAAGAATTTAAACTAGACGCTATTAGTCTTGTTTTGGAGCAGAATTATACGCAATCAGAAGCTGCACAAAGTCTGGGCATTGATTCCAGGTTGATAAGCCGGTGGATCAAAGAACACTCCAAAGAGGAAGGGCAAGCATTTAGAGGTAATGGTAAATTAACTGACGAACAACTAGAGATACGTCGTTTACGAGAAGAATTAAGACGCGTAACAATGGAAAAAGAAATATTAAAAAAGGCGACGGCCTTCTTTGCAAAAGAAATGAAGTGAAATATTCATTTATTGCCCAGAATAAGAAGGCCTGGCCAATTGACGTGATGTGTCAATTGCTGGGTGTTACAAGAAGTGGTTTTTACAATTATCTTAAATGTAATAAACCACCAGATCCATTGCATGTGGAGATGCTTGATTGGGTTAAAAAATTAGCAGAATCAAGCCATTATACTTATGGAAGCCGTCGAATGAAAAAAGCATTAAATGCATTAGGTTATCCTGTTGGGAGAAATAAAGCCCGAAATCTAATGAAGGAAGCAGGAATACACGCACGTTACAGAAAGAAATATAGGGTAACAACAAACAGCAAGCATAAGCAGCCTATATTTGAAAATGTACTTAATAGACAGTTTATTGTAGAAAAGCCTAATCAAGCTTACGCCTCCGATATTACCTATATTTGGACACAAGAGGGTTGGTTGTATTTAGCTGTTGTTATCGACTTGTTTTCAAGAAAAGTTATCGGTTGGAGTATGAGTTCGCGGATGAAGGCAAGCCTGGCTTGTGACGCCCTTAAAATGGCGCTTTGGCAACGCAAACCCAATACTGGAGTAATAACCCATTCCGATCGAGGCGTTCAATATGCGAGTAATGCTTATCGCATGCTATTAACTACTTATGGTTGCATCGGTAGTATGAGTCGTAAAGGTAACTGCTGGGATAATGCTGTTGCTGAAAGCTTTTTCGGGAGGTTAAAACAAGAGCGAGTCCAATGGCGCAATTACCAAACTCGCTTTGAGGCACAACAAGACATCCTGAATTATATTACAATGTTTTATAACAGTAACCGCTTACATTCATTCCTTGGATATAAAAGTCCAAATCAGTTTGAAAATGAGCAAATAATACAATTAAAAAAAGTCGCTTAACTGGTGTGTATCAATTTGCTTGACCACATCATCTACGTCAAGACCAGCAAGGCTTCGAGACAGCGCTAAAACGCCTCCTCAGCCCGAACGGTATAGAGGCAGGTTTTTTGCTCGAGAAGATCGTGTAATGACACAGGGCTTGTTACTAAACCGCGATGATGGAAACCGACCTATTGATACATACGAGCTAAATCATTCATTAACAAATGAACTAATAACAAACAAAAGACAATAAACAGTAACTGGTATAACAATACTTCCATGGCTACTGATATGGGCTTACCACGAATCTTTTCAATAATGCTGTAAAGAATTGAACCCCCATCAAGACCGGGCAAAGGAAATAAATTAACCACAGCGACTGCCAAACTAAAACTGGCAATAAAAAACAGAAATACAACTATCCCCTGTTTCAAAGAAGCAACAGAAGCCGCAAATAGTCCAATCGGTCCCAGCAAAATAGCAAAAGGTATTACGCCACTAAATAATTGCTTTAAAATCATCATAAAAAAATGAATCAAATGGACGATAACAGTATTTGCCTGCTGCATTGCTTCAAGGATTGAAGAGGCTCGCTTCACGCTACTTGCAGCAGATAGATTGGGGCTGATACCCAGACTCGCTAATAAAGAATTTTCGCGTCCCGTAAATTTTATCTGGCTTAAATCAAGGGTTATTTCTTTTAATTTTTGATCTGCTTGTTTCATTGTTACTTTAACCTCTTTACTGCCCCATGAAATCACTAGCTGCATTCCTACCTCTTGCCAAGATGGAGTGGGATAACCTGCGATAGCAATAAATTGATCCCCGGCAAGAACTCCGCCCTGAGCTGCAATACTGTTGGCCTGGACGGAATGAATTTGTGGCATCTTGTAACTTATACCCAGATAAAAAACGAGTACAAAAGCAAGCCAGGCTGTCATCAGATTAGCAAAGGCTCCCGCCAGTAAAATAAGAATTCGAACCCAAACGGGTTTTTTATCAAAACAAAGAGGATATTCTTTTGGATCTACAGGAGTAATTCTTGTATTAAGTAACTGAACATAACCACCCAAAGGCCATATTGCCCAAATCCAATTACATCCGCCTTTACTTTGCCATTGGAGCAATGGTTTTCCAAAACCAATAGAGATTTTTTGAATTTTCACGTGAAAGAAGCGAGCTACCAACGCATGACCACCCTCATGGATTCCCACTACCAATATCAGGGTGAGAATTATGGCTAAAAGCACCATCAGCATAGAAACTCCTTTTATGTACTACTTGGTATTATCAACAATTAATTGCAACATGGGGATTCCTTTTTTTCCTGCCAACTCGTATCCTTTACGATAAACTTCAAAAATTCGATAAGGCTGATTCGTTTCACTATCTACCAATTCAACCTCATCACCATGCTCATCAACTAAAGTCAGGGTTAAATGTATCTCACGATAATCACTAATTTGATACCGATCTTTAAATAATTGCAGTACACGCTCCAGACTTTCAACCGCCTCATCACTATTATGTTGGCCTTGCAGGATAATATCCATTTGGTACTCCTCGTCAATTTACACATTTTGTGCAAAAAGTAGTTACTATTGTTGTCGGTAAAATAAAAAAGTACTTTAGTACGATAATGAACTTTCCCAATTATCTACAAATTTAGTGGCTAATCGTTTACAATACGCAATTAACCTTACTAATTACTAAATTCATAATCTATGGTGTTTGTTGCCTGCGGACTCAATCATAAAACTGCTCCAATAAACGTGCGTGAAAAAGTCGCTTTACCCCCGGCTATGCAGAATTCCCTGCTCCATAAGCTGCTTAACCTGCCCGAAGTGAACGAAGCGGCTATTCTATCTACCTGTAATCGCACAGAAATCTATTGTGATACGGAAGATCCCCAAATTCTTTCGAGATGGTTAGCACACGAGCATCAGTTAGCTCCGGAATTACTTTCTCCCTTTATTTATACTCATGAGGGTCATCAGGGGATTAAGCATACCTTACGTGTTGCCAGTGGTCTCGATTCGATGATGATTGGTGAACCTCAGATTCTGGGTCAAATGAAACAGGCCTATCAGCAAGCCTGTCGTCTCGGTACGGTAAAAGCCCAATTACGCCCTGTTTTTGAATATGTTTTTAGCGCCTCTAAACGAATTAGAACCCGAAGTGGTATAGGAACAAATCCTGTTTCAATCGCCTATGCCGCAGTTCAGTTAATCGGCCAATTATTCTCAAGCTATAAATCACTGAATGTATTTTTGATTGGTTCTGGAGAAACAGCCTCCCTGGTAGCAAAATATTTACACCAGCAGGGAGTCCATCGTTTCATGGTAGCGAGCCGCACTCTTGAAAATGCCCAGAAACTTGCACATACTTTTGGTGGCAAAACACTTTCCATTGGTGATATTCCCCAATACTTATCACATGCTGATGTGGTTATTTCTGCAACTGCATGCCCTCTTCCTTTTATTAATAAAAGCCTTGTTGAACATGCTCTGCAACAACGAAAACATGCTCCTATGTTTTTTTTGGATTTAGCGGTTCCCCGTGATATCGAAAGTAATGTAAGCGAATTAGAACAGGTACATCTATATAATGTTGATGACTTGCAAGTCATGATAGAAAAAGGAATGAATGAAAGACGCCATGCAGCCTTGCAAGCAGAGCAATTAATCGAAAGTGAATTGGATAATTATATTCGTTGGCATCGTTCTCTTAGAGCAAAAGAAGTCATCTGCGATTATCGCAACCAAATGCAGGATTTGGCACAACTGGAATTACAACGCGCTATAAAAAAACTGTCTGCCGGCCAAAACCAACAAACCGTTTTAAATGAATTTAGCGAGCGCCTGGTAAATAAGCTTACTCATAACCCCACTACCGGCCTAAGACAAATAGCCTGGGATGGTCGAGAAGACTTACTTACTTTGGCACATTATCTCTTTAACAAAACTACCAACCAGCCACTATATGAAGAAATCCCTTGAGTTAAAACTCCAGCAAATGCTGGAGCGCTTTCAGGAAGTAGGTCGCTTATTATCAGAAGCTTCTGTTATTGCAGATCAAAACCAATTTAAAGCATTGTCTAAAGAATATGCCCAACTGGAACCTGTAGCTACTTGCTATGAATCCTATTTAGACGCTAAAAATAATATATCCTCTCTTAAGGAGTTACTTGAGGGCGAGGATAAAGAATTGGCCAGCATGGCCGAAGAAGAATTTGACGCTGCCAAAAAACACATCGATGAACTGGATGAGCAATTACAATGGCATCTTATCCCCAAAGATCCTGATGATGAACGTAATATTTATATTGAGGTAAGAGCGGGTACAGGTGGAGATGAAGCGGCCATTTTCGCAGGAGATCTTTATCGTATGTACAGCCGTTATGCTGAAAACGTGGGATGGCAACTTGAGTTAATCAGTGCCAGTCACGGCGAACATGGCGGCTACAAAGAAATCATTGCCCGCATCAGTGGTAATGCCGTCTATTCACAATTAAAATTCGAATCAGGCGCTCATCGTGTGCAACGAGTACCCGAAACTGAATCCCAGGGACGTGTTCATACCTCTGCTTGCACGGTAGCTATCATGCCAGAAGTTGAGGAAATTGATGAAATCCAAATTAATCCTGACGATTTGCGCATAGATACGTACAGATCATCCGGCGCCGGAGGTCAACACGTTAACAAAACAGATTCCGCCATACGTATCACCCACCTGCCCACAGGTGTAGTTGTTGAATGCCAGGATGAACGTTCGCAACATAAAAACCGTTCTAAAGCGATGTCTTTGCTCAAAACTCGACTACTGGATGCAGAGCAAAGCAAACAAAAAAAAGAGCAAGCGCAAACAAGAAAATCATTGGTTGGCACAGGTGATCGCTCTGAACGCATTCGTACTTATAATTTCCCCCAAGGGCGTTTAACGGACCACCGCATTAATCTGACTATCTATCAGCTCAATGACGTCATGGAAGGTAATTTATCTTTAGTCATCGATTCTTTAAAGCGTGAATATCACGCAGAGCTGCTCGCTGAATTGGGTCGTCATGATTAATATTCGCATGGCCTTGAAACAAGCCTTGCAAAAATTAGATGAATTTGCGCCTGATTCACGGCTGGAAGCAGAATTATTACTAAGTTATCTGTTAAATAAAAACAGAGGCTACCTCTTTGCTCACCCCGAGGAATTACTAAGCCAAACACAACTAAATAAATATCAACAGTTAATAGAACAACGATCTCAAGGCACACCTATTGCCTACTTAACTGGTAGCCGTGAGTTTTGGTCACTTTCCTTAAAAGTGAATGAGCATACTTTGATTCCAAGACATGAAACAGAGCGATTGGTAGAGCTAGCTTTGGCGTTGCTCCCCAACAAACCAGAAATTCGTGTTCTTGATTTAGGCACAGGCAGTGGTGCTATTGCTTTAGCGCTGGCAAAAGAGAGACCCAACTGGAATATCTCAGCCTGTGATTGCAGCCTGGAGACACTGGGTATAGCGCAAATAAATGCCCAGGACCATGGAATAACCAATGTCTCCTTTTATTATTCCAACTGGTTTAATAATCTTCCGGATACCCAATATCATGCCATTGTATCAAACCCTCCTTATATTGCGGAGAACGATCCTCATTTAAAACAAGGGGATCTTCGTTTTGAACCACTAAAAGCTTTAGCCAGTAGTCAAGAGGGATTTGCTGATCTACAATGTATTATTACAGAAGGTTATGAGTACCTTTTGCCTGATGGGTTACTTTTGTTAGAACATGGCTCTGATCAGAAAATTGGTACAAGAGCTATACTTGAGAGAACGGGATATCGAAACATACAGTGTTGGCAAGATATTCAAGGTCATGATAGGGTTAGTGGAGGTTACCGACCAGCGAACACTATATGAGTAAAATATTATATTGATGATGTTGCAGTTTTTTGGTATATACCTAGCCACATTCTGCAAAACCCGGTTTCAGGGATTGAGTTGGAGATGGAGGCTAAAATGAAAGGGCAATTAATTGATATAACCAATGAGAGACTAAACAACGTGAAAAACGACGCAATCGGTAGCATGGGAATCTCCCCCTATATAGAAAGTGAAGGGGAAGAGTATATGAATGAAAAACAGCTGGCACATATTGAAAAAATATTGCTGGCTTGGCGTCAATCATTGATGGAAGAAGTTGATCGAACCGTGACGCACATGAAAGATGAGGCTGCTAATTTTCCTGATCCCTCTGACCGAGCAAGTCAAGAAGAGGAGTTTAGTATTGAGTTGCGTACCCGTGATAGGGAACGGAAGCTTATTAAAAAAATTGAAGATGCTTTAGAACGTTTGAGAAACGATGATTTTGGCTATTGCGAAGCATGCGGTATAGAAATTGGCCTAAAACGCCTGGAAGCCAGACCGACTGCAACATTATGCATCGATTGCAAAACTTTATCCGAAATTAAAGAGCGCCAAAATCAGGGCTCCTAAATGGTAATCTCTTGCGATAAACCATTT
The sequence above is drawn from the Legionella antarctica genome and encodes:
- a CDS encoding exodeoxyribonuclease VII small subunit, whose amino-acid sequence is MNKGMHFEKSITELEVIVKQLEKGELTLEDSLKQFEKGIGLARHCQDVLNQAEQKIETLTATQALSEPQSDGQASD
- a CDS encoding IS3 family transposase (programmed frameshift) — encoded protein: MGATKYTKEFKLDAISLVLEQNYTQSEAAQSLGIDSRLISRWIKEHSKEEGQAFRGNGKLTDEQLEIRRLREELRRVTMEKEILKKANGLLCKRNEVKYSFIAQNKKAWPIDVMCQLLGVTRSGFYNYLKCNKPPDPLHVEMLDWVKKLAESSHYTYGSRRMKKALNALGYPVGRNKARNLMKEAGIHARYRKKYRVTTNSKHKQPIFENVLNRQFIVEKPNQAYASDITYIWTQEGWLYLAVVIDLFSRKVIGWSMSSRMKASLACDALKMALWQRKPNTGVITHSDRGVQYASNAYRMLLTTYGCIGSMSRKGNCWDNAVAESFFGRLKQERVQWRNYQTRFEAQQDILNYITMFYNSNRLHSFLGYKSPNQFENEQIIQLKKVA
- a CDS encoding M50 family metallopeptidase — translated: MLMVLLAIILTLILVVGIHEGGHALVARFFHVKIQKISIGFGKPLLQWQSKGGCNWIWAIWPLGGYVQLLNTRITPVDPKEYPLCFDKKPVWVRILILLAGAFANLMTAWLAFVLVFYLGISYKMPQIHSVQANSIAAQGGVLAGDQFIAIAGYPTPSWQEVGMQLVISWGSKEVKVTMKQADQKLKEITLDLSQIKFTGRENSLLASLGISPNLSAASSVKRASSILEAMQQANTVIVHLIHFFMMILKQLFSGVIPFAILLGPIGLFAASVASLKQGIVVFLFFIASFSLAVAVVNLFPLPGLDGGSILYSIIEKIRGKPISVAMEVLLYQLLFIVFCLLLVHLLMNDLARMYQ
- a CDS encoding ComF family protein, which encodes MRQKLHSITQTLRLPSICILCNQFHKSTLAVCSSCIEFIKPLGPACQHCATPLPDKDYPVCGQCIQKPPHFDRALVNYRFEEPLRSLLHHFKYNNGLYLSSFLSQIMLHSAQNQSISAQCLIPVPMHSKRLKQRGFNQAALLAKRLARKLNLPYDATTCQKIINTTPQASLNSEQRKKNLHHAFHAGPLPYEHVILIDDLLTTGCTANELARTIKKTGVQKVDLWCCARTVKN
- a CDS encoding polyprenyl synthetase family protein, whose amino-acid sequence is MGKQVIEIYTRRHETFLEQMLNETHVPARPIRSAIHYSLFPGGKRLRPILVYLAGELINVNLQVLDVIAAALELTHCYSLIHDDLPAMDNDDFRRGRPSCHKAYDEATAILVGDGMQALAVEVLLTRLSSLLNAFQVLAITQILVQASGVSGMVSGQSLDLSELAKSSVTEEQLREIHLLKTGRLIQACFDMVLAAQTAVHESIEIALRTYARHIGLVFQMQDDYLDRYAPANILGKGRSSDLANEKTTFATLFTQKQLEEEIAIHYQIAIDSLHIFDKKATVLIELTHQLQNRSKLA
- the bioC gene encoding malonyl-ACP O-methyltransferase BioC, giving the protein MAVNNEISKAFNKHATEYELAAKVQQEIGKRLFERLQYLKISPKRILDLGCGTGGFSRELALMYPKARIFGLDLAHAMLLQAKKKQSWRRKWPLVTADMSNMPFATGMFDLVFANQAIHWGSSLARVFRELNRVMNVNGCLMFTTLGPDTFKELKSAWTGANQYAHVNDFIDMHDVGDCLMAEHFLEPVMDMELLSVHYETLSHLIRALKMQGVKNINSARNQGLTGKDAWQKFEKNYATMQTDKGMYPLTYEVVYGHAWKGEQRKTGSGIETLIPVSQILRRKDK
- the hemA gene encoding glutamyl-tRNA reductase — encoded protein: MVFVACGLNHKTAPINVREKVALPPAMQNSLLHKLLNLPEVNEAAILSTCNRTEIYCDTEDPQILSRWLAHEHQLAPELLSPFIYTHEGHQGIKHTLRVASGLDSMMIGEPQILGQMKQAYQQACRLGTVKAQLRPVFEYVFSASKRIRTRSGIGTNPVSIAYAAVQLIGQLFSSYKSLNVFLIGSGETASLVAKYLHQQGVHRFMVASRTLENAQKLAHTFGGKTLSIGDIPQYLSHADVVISATACPLPFINKSLVEHALQQRKHAPMFFLDLAVPRDIESNVSELEQVHLYNVDDLQVMIEKGMNERRHAALQAEQLIESELDNYIRWHRSLRAKEVICDYRNQMQDLAQLELQRAIKKLSAGQNQQTVLNEFSERLVNKLTHNPTTGLRQIAWDGREDLLTLAHYLFNKTTNQPLYEEIP